One Brassica napus cultivar Da-Ae chromosome A1, Da-Ae, whole genome shotgun sequence genomic region harbors:
- the LOC106444541 gene encoding calcium-transporting ATPase 8, plasma membrane-type-like isoform X3 has product MKSPQRSSDDMEAGGDVPKSRNHSRRRGRGIFVAVDASIRFKSAMGCEKEIELGSHDQPTATDVALSQSEEQPVQVEIELPASYQDEFGIRLEELVSISRDGGLSVLKRFDGVSGLSPLLHTDLDKGICGSHEDIRRRRNTFGSNEYPLKKERNFWMFLWEASRSFTLIVLVLAALASLLLQIKTKTISHGWYDEAGIIVAVILVIFVTAISNYNQSLQFEKLNDEKRNICIEVTRNGRLVEVPIYDVVVGDIIPLKSGDQVPADGVLVSGYSLQIAEYESMGTNRTVHKDTDIDPILISGSKVEDGIGRMLVTSVGMNTQWRMPACIPLYTGQETPLQVGLNRVVTAFGLISISVALVVFLIESCLCFMGRTKNTDGSPMFDAGKTTSDEKIDMVIKFIILGVTIVVVAVPEGLPLAVTLNIAYMTRKLLGEKVLVQKLSACEAMGSATMIVCHKTGILTLNQMEVVDVCAGRVRTHNLDTIAAELSPLLISWITEGIALNTNGSVYHPEGQSEPEVFGSATERAILNFGVKLGMNFDEIKSKSTIFSVSPFNSRRKRRGVAVQLLIHLQHDSQVRVHWKGAAKTILASCQWYMDKDNIAAMDQERIFHFEKIIDEMSKEGLRCAALAYRTFTDEAFPDIPESNLVLLAIIGIKDSCRPGISQAIQQCRNAGVKVCMVTGDDLLTAKAIAMQCGILRGTLDEPANTAILASEFASMSEADREEIAENIVVMGRSSPDENLLLLEALRKKGHVVAATGKGIRDAPSLRQANISLAMGIGGTAIVKECSDIIILEDNFTSIVKVIQWGRFLYTNAQRFLQFRLTVNASALIICVVVAVHSHEIPLNVAQLLWINLLNDTFGAWALASEPPMDNLMRRPPVRKGEPFITNLMWAKFVAQVSFQVSALLYLNFHGESILKLENKSLDQANKVKNTVIFNCFVFCQVFNEVECRTSYQGNTFSGILKNHLFLGTILVNVILQIIVIECLGIFFYTARLNLKQWLISIGIGFFSQVIGRFPFPAFPYLRNEDHI; this is encoded by the exons ATGAAATCACCTCAGCGCAGCTCTGATGATATGGAAGCCGGCGGCGATGTTCCCAAGTCCCGGAACCACTCTCGCCGCCGCGGCAGA GGTATTTTTGTTGCGGTTGATGCTTCTATACGTTTTAAGTCTGCTATGGGTTGCGAAAAGGAAATTGAGCTCGGATCTCATGATCAACCTACTGCAACG GATGTTGCACTATCTCAGTCAGAGGAACAACCAGTACAAG TTGAAATTGAACTCCCAGCCTCGTATCAAGATGAATTTGGTATCAGATTGGAGGAACTTGTTTCTATATCCCGAGATGGTGGTCTAAGTGTTCTAAAGCGATTTGATGGG GTTAGCGGATTATCACCTCTGTTGCACACCGATCTGGACAAGGGTATCTGTGGTAGTCATGAAGACATACGGAGACGAAGGAACACATTTGGATCCAACGAATATCCTTTGAAGAAAGAAAGGAACTTTTGG ATGTTTCTGTGGGAAGCAAGCAGAAGTTTTACTTTGATCGTGTTGGTTCTTGCTGCACTGGCTTCTCTGCTGCTGCAAATAAAAACTAAG ACTATCAGTCATGGATGGTATGACGAAGCTGGCATCATTGTTGCAGTTATCCTTGTCatctttgtgacag CTATCAGTAATTACAACCAGTCTCTTCAGTTTGAAAAGTTGAATGATGAGAAGAGAAATATATGTATCGAG GTTACTAGAAATGGAAGACTGGTCGAAGTTCCGATTTATGATGTAGTTGTTGGCGATATTATACCTCTTAAAAGTGGTGACCAG GTGCCTGCAGATGGTGTCTTAGTTTCTGGGTACTCACTTCAGATAGCCGAATATGAAAGCATGGGAACTAACAGAACG GTTCACAAAGATACAGATATAGACCCAATTCTAATATCCGGATCTAAAGTGGAAGATGGCATCGGTAGAATGCTG GTTACTAGTGTCGGGATGAACACCCAATGGAGGATGCCAGCTTGTATCCCACTATATACTGGTCAAGAGACACCCTTGCAG GTGGGCCTGAACCGAGTTGTTACTGCGTTTGGCCTAATCAGTATCTCGGTTGCTTTGGTTGTTTTTCTTATCGAGTCATGCCT ATGCTTCATGGGCCGAACCAAAAATACAGATGGTAGTCCGATGTTTGATGCTGGGAAAACTACGTCAGATGAAAAAATAGACATGGTgattaagtttataattttggGG gTTACCATTGTAGTCGTGGCCGTGCCTGAAGGTCTTCCGTTAGCTGTTACTTTGAA CATTGCCTATATGACGAGAAAACTTCTAGGAGAGAAGGTTTTG GTGCAAAAGCTCTCTGCCTGTGAAGCGATGGGGTCTGCAACAATGATTGTATGCCACAAGACCGGGATTTTAACCTTAAATCAG ATGGAGGTTGTTGATGTTTGTGCCGGACGAGTAAGAACGCATAATTTGGATACTATAGCAGCAGAGTTGTCTCCCCTTCTAATCTCGTGGATCACCGAAGGAATTGCCCTGAACACGAATGGGAGTGTATATCATCCTGAG GGACAGTCTGAACCAGAGGTCTTTGGATCAGCAACAGAACGTGCCATTCTTAATTTCGGTGTCAAG TTAGGAATGAATTTTGACGAAATAAAGTCAAAATCAACAATTTTTAGCGTTTCACCTTTCAATTCAAGGAGAAAACGTAGAGGTGTTGCAGTCCAATTG CTAATACACCTTCAGCATGATTCTCAAGTCCGTGTTCATTGGAAAGGCGCTGCCAAGACTATTCTAGCTTCTTGCCAGTGGTACATGGACAAGGACAACATAGCAGCTATGGACCAAGAAAGA atatttcattttgaaaaaatcattGATGAAATGTCCAAAGAAGGATTGCGCTGTGCTGCCCTTGCCTACCGAACTTTTACTGACGAAGCATTCCCAGACATACCTGAAAGCAACCTCGTGCTATTGGCTATCATTGGTATAAAG GATTCTTGTCGGCCAGGCATAAGtcaggcaatccaacaatgtcGTAATGCTGGAGTAAAG GTGTGCATGGTGACAGGCGACGACCTTCTGACTGCCAAAGCAATAGCGATGCAGTGCGGGATACTGAGAGGAACCTTAGACGAGCCTGCGAATACAGCAATCTTAGCAAGCGAATTTGCTTCGATGTCAGAAGCAGACAGAGAAGAAATTGCTGAAAATATTGTA GTGATGGGTCGATCTTCTCCTGATGAAAACCTTCTTCTACTTGAAGCACTGAGAAAGAAGGGACACGTGGTTGCAGCAACTGGAAAGGGAATCCGAGATGCTCCGAGCCTGCGCCAG GCGAATATCAGTCTTGCAATGGGCATTGGGGGGACTGCAATTGTTAAAGAATGCTCTGATATCATTATATTGGAGGACAATTTTACTTCGATTGTCAAG GTCATCCAATGGGGACGTTTTTTATACACAAATGCTCAAAGATTTCTCCAGTTCCGGCTAACTGTCAACGCATCAGCTCTAATTATATGTGTTGTTGTGGCGGTCCATTCTCACGAAATTCCCCTAAATGTTGCGCAG CTTCTGTGGATTAATCTTCTCAATGATACTTTTGGAGCATGGGCCTTGGCATCAGAACCACCAATGGACAACTTAATGCGAAGGCCTCCGGTTCGTAAAGG AGAACCCTTTATAACCAACCTCATGTGGGCGAAGTTTGTTGCACAG GTTTCTTTCCAAGTGAGTGCATTGCTTTACCTAAACTTTCATGGAGAGAGTATACTAAAACTGGAGAACAAAAGTCTAGATCAAGCTAACAAAGTCAAGAACACAGTTATATTCAATTGCTTTGTCTTCTGCCAA GTATTTAACGAGGTTGAATGTCGAACTTCATACCAAGGAAATACATTCAGCGGGATCCTAAAGAACCATTTGTTCCTTGGAACAATTCTTGTAAATGTTATACTTCAG ATAATCGTGATAGAATGCCTTGGCATATTCTTTTACACAGCCAGGCTTAATTTGAAGCAGTGGCTGATCTCGATTGGAATCGGTTTTTTCAG TCAAGTCATTGGTCGTTTTCCTTTCCCAGCATTTCCTTACCTCCGGAACGAAGATCATATATAA
- the LOC106444541 gene encoding calcium-transporting ATPase 8, plasma membrane-type-like isoform X2, whose translation MKSPQRSSDDMEAGGDVPKSRNHSRRRGRGIFVAVDASIRFKSAMGCEKEIELGSHDQPTATDVALSQSEEQPVQVEIELPASYQDEFGIRLEELVSISRDGGLSVLKRFDGVSGLSPLLHTDLDKGICGSHEDIRRRRNTFGSNEYPLKKERNFWMFLWEASRSFTLIVLVLAALASLLLQIKTKTISHGWYDEAGIIVAVILVIFVTAISNYNQSLQFEKLNDEKRNICIEVTRNGRLVEVPIYDVVVGDIIPLKSGDQVPADGVLVSGYSLQIAEYESMGTNRTVHKDTDIDPILISGSKVEDGIGRMLVTSVGMNTQWRMPACIPLYTGQETPLQVGLNRVVTAFGLISISVALVVFLIESCLCFMGRTKNTDGSPMFDAGKTTSDEKIDMVIKFIILGVTIVVVAVPEGLPLAVTLNIAYMTRKLLGEKVLVQKLSACEAMGSATMIVCHKTGILTLNQMEVVDVCAGRVRTHNLDTIAAELSPLLISWITEGIALNTNGSVYHPEGQSEPEVFGSATERAILNFGVKLGMNFDEIKSKSTIFSVSPFNSRRKRRGVAVQLHDSQVRVHWKGAAKTILASCQWYMDKDNIAAMDQERIFHFEKIIDEMSKEGLRCAALAYRTFTDEAFPDIPESNLVLLAIIGIKDSCRPGISQAIQQCRNAGVKVCMVTGDDLLTAKAIAMQCGILRGTLDEPANTAILASEFASMSEADREEIAENIVVMGRSSPDENLLLLEALRKKGHVVAATGKGIRDAPSLRQANISLAMGIGGTAIVKECSDIIILEDNFTSIVKVIQWGRFLYTNAQRFLQFRLTVNASALIICVVVAVHSHEIPLNVAQLLWINLLNDTFGAWALASEPPMDNLMRRPPVRKGGAKRITWFCSYLCEFLKWMERKKSKKFPISRSRTKEPFITNLMWAKFVAQVSFQVSALLYLNFHGESILKLENKSLDQANKVKNTVIFNCFVFCQVFNEVECRTSYQGNTFSGILKNHLFLGTILVNVILQIIVIECLGIFFYTARLNLKQWLISIGIGFFSQVIGRFPFPAFPYLRNEDHI comes from the exons ATGAAATCACCTCAGCGCAGCTCTGATGATATGGAAGCCGGCGGCGATGTTCCCAAGTCCCGGAACCACTCTCGCCGCCGCGGCAGA GGTATTTTTGTTGCGGTTGATGCTTCTATACGTTTTAAGTCTGCTATGGGTTGCGAAAAGGAAATTGAGCTCGGATCTCATGATCAACCTACTGCAACG GATGTTGCACTATCTCAGTCAGAGGAACAACCAGTACAAG TTGAAATTGAACTCCCAGCCTCGTATCAAGATGAATTTGGTATCAGATTGGAGGAACTTGTTTCTATATCCCGAGATGGTGGTCTAAGTGTTCTAAAGCGATTTGATGGG GTTAGCGGATTATCACCTCTGTTGCACACCGATCTGGACAAGGGTATCTGTGGTAGTCATGAAGACATACGGAGACGAAGGAACACATTTGGATCCAACGAATATCCTTTGAAGAAAGAAAGGAACTTTTGG ATGTTTCTGTGGGAAGCAAGCAGAAGTTTTACTTTGATCGTGTTGGTTCTTGCTGCACTGGCTTCTCTGCTGCTGCAAATAAAAACTAAG ACTATCAGTCATGGATGGTATGACGAAGCTGGCATCATTGTTGCAGTTATCCTTGTCatctttgtgacag CTATCAGTAATTACAACCAGTCTCTTCAGTTTGAAAAGTTGAATGATGAGAAGAGAAATATATGTATCGAG GTTACTAGAAATGGAAGACTGGTCGAAGTTCCGATTTATGATGTAGTTGTTGGCGATATTATACCTCTTAAAAGTGGTGACCAG GTGCCTGCAGATGGTGTCTTAGTTTCTGGGTACTCACTTCAGATAGCCGAATATGAAAGCATGGGAACTAACAGAACG GTTCACAAAGATACAGATATAGACCCAATTCTAATATCCGGATCTAAAGTGGAAGATGGCATCGGTAGAATGCTG GTTACTAGTGTCGGGATGAACACCCAATGGAGGATGCCAGCTTGTATCCCACTATATACTGGTCAAGAGACACCCTTGCAG GTGGGCCTGAACCGAGTTGTTACTGCGTTTGGCCTAATCAGTATCTCGGTTGCTTTGGTTGTTTTTCTTATCGAGTCATGCCT ATGCTTCATGGGCCGAACCAAAAATACAGATGGTAGTCCGATGTTTGATGCTGGGAAAACTACGTCAGATGAAAAAATAGACATGGTgattaagtttataattttggGG gTTACCATTGTAGTCGTGGCCGTGCCTGAAGGTCTTCCGTTAGCTGTTACTTTGAA CATTGCCTATATGACGAGAAAACTTCTAGGAGAGAAGGTTTTG GTGCAAAAGCTCTCTGCCTGTGAAGCGATGGGGTCTGCAACAATGATTGTATGCCACAAGACCGGGATTTTAACCTTAAATCAG ATGGAGGTTGTTGATGTTTGTGCCGGACGAGTAAGAACGCATAATTTGGATACTATAGCAGCAGAGTTGTCTCCCCTTCTAATCTCGTGGATCACCGAAGGAATTGCCCTGAACACGAATGGGAGTGTATATCATCCTGAG GGACAGTCTGAACCAGAGGTCTTTGGATCAGCAACAGAACGTGCCATTCTTAATTTCGGTGTCAAG TTAGGAATGAATTTTGACGAAATAAAGTCAAAATCAACAATTTTTAGCGTTTCACCTTTCAATTCAAGGAGAAAACGTAGAGGTGTTGCAGTCCAATTG CATGATTCTCAAGTCCGTGTTCATTGGAAAGGCGCTGCCAAGACTATTCTAGCTTCTTGCCAGTGGTACATGGACAAGGACAACATAGCAGCTATGGACCAAGAAAGA atatttcattttgaaaaaatcattGATGAAATGTCCAAAGAAGGATTGCGCTGTGCTGCCCTTGCCTACCGAACTTTTACTGACGAAGCATTCCCAGACATACCTGAAAGCAACCTCGTGCTATTGGCTATCATTGGTATAAAG GATTCTTGTCGGCCAGGCATAAGtcaggcaatccaacaatgtcGTAATGCTGGAGTAAAG GTGTGCATGGTGACAGGCGACGACCTTCTGACTGCCAAAGCAATAGCGATGCAGTGCGGGATACTGAGAGGAACCTTAGACGAGCCTGCGAATACAGCAATCTTAGCAAGCGAATTTGCTTCGATGTCAGAAGCAGACAGAGAAGAAATTGCTGAAAATATTGTA GTGATGGGTCGATCTTCTCCTGATGAAAACCTTCTTCTACTTGAAGCACTGAGAAAGAAGGGACACGTGGTTGCAGCAACTGGAAAGGGAATCCGAGATGCTCCGAGCCTGCGCCAG GCGAATATCAGTCTTGCAATGGGCATTGGGGGGACTGCAATTGTTAAAGAATGCTCTGATATCATTATATTGGAGGACAATTTTACTTCGATTGTCAAG GTCATCCAATGGGGACGTTTTTTATACACAAATGCTCAAAGATTTCTCCAGTTCCGGCTAACTGTCAACGCATCAGCTCTAATTATATGTGTTGTTGTGGCGGTCCATTCTCACGAAATTCCCCTAAATGTTGCGCAG CTTCTGTGGATTAATCTTCTCAATGATACTTTTGGAGCATGGGCCTTGGCATCAGAACCACCAATGGACAACTTAATGCGAAGGCCTCCGGTTCGTAAAGG CGGAGCCAAGAGGATAACTTGGTTTTGCTCCTACTTATGTGAATTTCTGAAGTGGATGGAGAGAAAGAAGTCCAAGAAATTCCCTATAAGTAGGAGCAGAACCAA AGAACCCTTTATAACCAACCTCATGTGGGCGAAGTTTGTTGCACAG GTTTCTTTCCAAGTGAGTGCATTGCTTTACCTAAACTTTCATGGAGAGAGTATACTAAAACTGGAGAACAAAAGTCTAGATCAAGCTAACAAAGTCAAGAACACAGTTATATTCAATTGCTTTGTCTTCTGCCAA GTATTTAACGAGGTTGAATGTCGAACTTCATACCAAGGAAATACATTCAGCGGGATCCTAAAGAACCATTTGTTCCTTGGAACAATTCTTGTAAATGTTATACTTCAG ATAATCGTGATAGAATGCCTTGGCATATTCTTTTACACAGCCAGGCTTAATTTGAAGCAGTGGCTGATCTCGATTGGAATCGGTTTTTTCAG TCAAGTCATTGGTCGTTTTCCTTTCCCAGCATTTCCTTACCTCCGGAACGAAGATCATATATAA
- the LOC106444541 gene encoding calcium-transporting ATPase 8, plasma membrane-type-like isoform X1 — protein MKSPQRSSDDMEAGGDVPKSRNHSRRRGRGIFVAVDASIRFKSAMGCEKEIELGSHDQPTATDVALSQSEEQPVQVEIELPASYQDEFGIRLEELVSISRDGGLSVLKRFDGVSGLSPLLHTDLDKGICGSHEDIRRRRNTFGSNEYPLKKERNFWMFLWEASRSFTLIVLVLAALASLLLQIKTKTISHGWYDEAGIIVAVILVIFVTAISNYNQSLQFEKLNDEKRNICIEVTRNGRLVEVPIYDVVVGDIIPLKSGDQVPADGVLVSGYSLQIAEYESMGTNRTVHKDTDIDPILISGSKVEDGIGRMLVTSVGMNTQWRMPACIPLYTGQETPLQVGLNRVVTAFGLISISVALVVFLIESCLCFMGRTKNTDGSPMFDAGKTTSDEKIDMVIKFIILGVTIVVVAVPEGLPLAVTLNIAYMTRKLLGEKVLVQKLSACEAMGSATMIVCHKTGILTLNQMEVVDVCAGRVRTHNLDTIAAELSPLLISWITEGIALNTNGSVYHPEGQSEPEVFGSATERAILNFGVKLGMNFDEIKSKSTIFSVSPFNSRRKRRGVAVQLLIHLQHDSQVRVHWKGAAKTILASCQWYMDKDNIAAMDQERIFHFEKIIDEMSKEGLRCAALAYRTFTDEAFPDIPESNLVLLAIIGIKDSCRPGISQAIQQCRNAGVKVCMVTGDDLLTAKAIAMQCGILRGTLDEPANTAILASEFASMSEADREEIAENIVVMGRSSPDENLLLLEALRKKGHVVAATGKGIRDAPSLRQANISLAMGIGGTAIVKECSDIIILEDNFTSIVKVIQWGRFLYTNAQRFLQFRLTVNASALIICVVVAVHSHEIPLNVAQLLWINLLNDTFGAWALASEPPMDNLMRRPPVRKGGAKRITWFCSYLCEFLKWMERKKSKKFPISRSRTKEPFITNLMWAKFVAQVSFQVSALLYLNFHGESILKLENKSLDQANKVKNTVIFNCFVFCQVFNEVECRTSYQGNTFSGILKNHLFLGTILVNVILQIIVIECLGIFFYTARLNLKQWLISIGIGFFSQVIGRFPFPAFPYLRNEDHI, from the exons ATGAAATCACCTCAGCGCAGCTCTGATGATATGGAAGCCGGCGGCGATGTTCCCAAGTCCCGGAACCACTCTCGCCGCCGCGGCAGA GGTATTTTTGTTGCGGTTGATGCTTCTATACGTTTTAAGTCTGCTATGGGTTGCGAAAAGGAAATTGAGCTCGGATCTCATGATCAACCTACTGCAACG GATGTTGCACTATCTCAGTCAGAGGAACAACCAGTACAAG TTGAAATTGAACTCCCAGCCTCGTATCAAGATGAATTTGGTATCAGATTGGAGGAACTTGTTTCTATATCCCGAGATGGTGGTCTAAGTGTTCTAAAGCGATTTGATGGG GTTAGCGGATTATCACCTCTGTTGCACACCGATCTGGACAAGGGTATCTGTGGTAGTCATGAAGACATACGGAGACGAAGGAACACATTTGGATCCAACGAATATCCTTTGAAGAAAGAAAGGAACTTTTGG ATGTTTCTGTGGGAAGCAAGCAGAAGTTTTACTTTGATCGTGTTGGTTCTTGCTGCACTGGCTTCTCTGCTGCTGCAAATAAAAACTAAG ACTATCAGTCATGGATGGTATGACGAAGCTGGCATCATTGTTGCAGTTATCCTTGTCatctttgtgacag CTATCAGTAATTACAACCAGTCTCTTCAGTTTGAAAAGTTGAATGATGAGAAGAGAAATATATGTATCGAG GTTACTAGAAATGGAAGACTGGTCGAAGTTCCGATTTATGATGTAGTTGTTGGCGATATTATACCTCTTAAAAGTGGTGACCAG GTGCCTGCAGATGGTGTCTTAGTTTCTGGGTACTCACTTCAGATAGCCGAATATGAAAGCATGGGAACTAACAGAACG GTTCACAAAGATACAGATATAGACCCAATTCTAATATCCGGATCTAAAGTGGAAGATGGCATCGGTAGAATGCTG GTTACTAGTGTCGGGATGAACACCCAATGGAGGATGCCAGCTTGTATCCCACTATATACTGGTCAAGAGACACCCTTGCAG GTGGGCCTGAACCGAGTTGTTACTGCGTTTGGCCTAATCAGTATCTCGGTTGCTTTGGTTGTTTTTCTTATCGAGTCATGCCT ATGCTTCATGGGCCGAACCAAAAATACAGATGGTAGTCCGATGTTTGATGCTGGGAAAACTACGTCAGATGAAAAAATAGACATGGTgattaagtttataattttggGG gTTACCATTGTAGTCGTGGCCGTGCCTGAAGGTCTTCCGTTAGCTGTTACTTTGAA CATTGCCTATATGACGAGAAAACTTCTAGGAGAGAAGGTTTTG GTGCAAAAGCTCTCTGCCTGTGAAGCGATGGGGTCTGCAACAATGATTGTATGCCACAAGACCGGGATTTTAACCTTAAATCAG ATGGAGGTTGTTGATGTTTGTGCCGGACGAGTAAGAACGCATAATTTGGATACTATAGCAGCAGAGTTGTCTCCCCTTCTAATCTCGTGGATCACCGAAGGAATTGCCCTGAACACGAATGGGAGTGTATATCATCCTGAG GGACAGTCTGAACCAGAGGTCTTTGGATCAGCAACAGAACGTGCCATTCTTAATTTCGGTGTCAAG TTAGGAATGAATTTTGACGAAATAAAGTCAAAATCAACAATTTTTAGCGTTTCACCTTTCAATTCAAGGAGAAAACGTAGAGGTGTTGCAGTCCAATTG CTAATACACCTTCAGCATGATTCTCAAGTCCGTGTTCATTGGAAAGGCGCTGCCAAGACTATTCTAGCTTCTTGCCAGTGGTACATGGACAAGGACAACATAGCAGCTATGGACCAAGAAAGA atatttcattttgaaaaaatcattGATGAAATGTCCAAAGAAGGATTGCGCTGTGCTGCCCTTGCCTACCGAACTTTTACTGACGAAGCATTCCCAGACATACCTGAAAGCAACCTCGTGCTATTGGCTATCATTGGTATAAAG GATTCTTGTCGGCCAGGCATAAGtcaggcaatccaacaatgtcGTAATGCTGGAGTAAAG GTGTGCATGGTGACAGGCGACGACCTTCTGACTGCCAAAGCAATAGCGATGCAGTGCGGGATACTGAGAGGAACCTTAGACGAGCCTGCGAATACAGCAATCTTAGCAAGCGAATTTGCTTCGATGTCAGAAGCAGACAGAGAAGAAATTGCTGAAAATATTGTA GTGATGGGTCGATCTTCTCCTGATGAAAACCTTCTTCTACTTGAAGCACTGAGAAAGAAGGGACACGTGGTTGCAGCAACTGGAAAGGGAATCCGAGATGCTCCGAGCCTGCGCCAG GCGAATATCAGTCTTGCAATGGGCATTGGGGGGACTGCAATTGTTAAAGAATGCTCTGATATCATTATATTGGAGGACAATTTTACTTCGATTGTCAAG GTCATCCAATGGGGACGTTTTTTATACACAAATGCTCAAAGATTTCTCCAGTTCCGGCTAACTGTCAACGCATCAGCTCTAATTATATGTGTTGTTGTGGCGGTCCATTCTCACGAAATTCCCCTAAATGTTGCGCAG CTTCTGTGGATTAATCTTCTCAATGATACTTTTGGAGCATGGGCCTTGGCATCAGAACCACCAATGGACAACTTAATGCGAAGGCCTCCGGTTCGTAAAGG CGGAGCCAAGAGGATAACTTGGTTTTGCTCCTACTTATGTGAATTTCTGAAGTGGATGGAGAGAAAGAAGTCCAAGAAATTCCCTATAAGTAGGAGCAGAACCAA AGAACCCTTTATAACCAACCTCATGTGGGCGAAGTTTGTTGCACAG GTTTCTTTCCAAGTGAGTGCATTGCTTTACCTAAACTTTCATGGAGAGAGTATACTAAAACTGGAGAACAAAAGTCTAGATCAAGCTAACAAAGTCAAGAACACAGTTATATTCAATTGCTTTGTCTTCTGCCAA GTATTTAACGAGGTTGAATGTCGAACTTCATACCAAGGAAATACATTCAGCGGGATCCTAAAGAACCATTTGTTCCTTGGAACAATTCTTGTAAATGTTATACTTCAG ATAATCGTGATAGAATGCCTTGGCATATTCTTTTACACAGCCAGGCTTAATTTGAAGCAGTGGCTGATCTCGATTGGAATCGGTTTTTTCAG TCAAGTCATTGGTCGTTTTCCTTTCCCAGCATTTCCTTACCTCCGGAACGAAGATCATATATAA